One Oscillospiraceae bacterium genomic region harbors:
- a CDS encoding ferrous iron transport protein A — MKTLKDVKVGETATVKRLHGEGPVKRRIMDMGLTKGVQVYVRKVAPLGDPMELTVRNYELSVRKADAEMVEVE, encoded by the coding sequence ATGAAAACTCTTAAAGACGTTAAGGTCGGCGAGACTGCTACGGTCAAACGCCTGCACGGCGAAGGCCCTGTCAAGCGCCGCATCATGGACATGGGTCTGACCAAGGGTGTCCAGGTCTACGTCCGCAAGGTCGCACCTCTGGGCGACCCCATGGAGCTGACCGTCCGCAACTACGAGCTGAGCGTTCGTAAGGCTGACGCCGAGATGGTCGAGGTCGAGTAA
- the feoB gene encoding ferrous iron transport protein B — protein MAIKIALAGNPNCGKTTLFNNLTGSNQYVGNWPGVTVEKKEGKLKGHDDVVIQDLPGIYSLSPYTLEEVVARGYLVNEKPDAILNIIDGTNIERNLYLTTQLIELGIPVVMAVNMIDLVRKNGDKIDLNKLSKELGCKAVEISALKGEGCQQAAEAAIAAAKEAKGVELPHVFTGSVEHAIAHIEESIQGKVDDRFLRWYAVKLFERDDKVEAELNLGKDLLDHIGQHVTDCENEMDDDAESIITNQRYAYINGVVDKAVKKKARVEHLTVSDKIDQLVTNRILALPIFAAIMWLMYAIAMGTSVADGGIGIGTFATDWTNDVLFGEIVPNALGGFLEGIGVAGWLYGLIMDGIVAGVGAVLGFVPQMLVLFFLLSILEDVGYMARVAFIMDRIFRRFGLSGKSFIPILVGTGCGVPGVMASRTIENERDRRMTIMTTCFIPCGAKMPIIGLFAGALFGGSSWVATSAYFIGFAAIIISGIILKKTKLFAGDPAPFVMELPSYHVPAWGNVLRATWERGWSFIKRAGTVILASTIILWFLQGFGFEDGVFCMVEDQDNSILAIVASAISWIFIPQGFGDWRATVASISGLIAKENVVGTFGVLYHYADELSENGDEIWPEVAANFTAISAYSFMIFNLLCAPCFAAMGAIKREMNNGKWTAIAIGYMCLLAYCASLVVYQIGGLIAGEVSFNIFTVVAIAIVVLAIYLLFRPNKYEGVNEVKFDEKKAVASK, from the coding sequence ATGGCAATTAAAATTGCATTGGCCGGCAACCCGAACTGCGGTAAAACCACCCTGTTCAACAACCTGACCGGCTCTAACCAGTACGTCGGTAACTGGCCCGGCGTTACGGTGGAAAAGAAAGAGGGCAAACTCAAGGGCCACGATGACGTCGTGATCCAGGACCTGCCCGGTATCTACTCTCTGTCTCCCTACACGCTGGAGGAAGTTGTCGCCCGCGGCTACCTCGTCAACGAGAAGCCCGATGCCATCCTGAACATCATCGATGGTACCAACATCGAGCGTAACCTCTACCTGACCACACAGCTGATCGAGCTGGGCATCCCCGTTGTCATGGCAGTCAACATGATCGACCTGGTTCGCAAGAACGGCGACAAGATCGACCTGAACAAGCTCTCCAAGGAACTGGGCTGTAAGGCTGTTGAGATTTCCGCCCTGAAGGGCGAGGGCTGCCAGCAGGCTGCCGAGGCTGCCATCGCCGCCGCCAAAGAGGCCAAGGGTGTTGAGCTGCCCCATGTCTTTACCGGCAGCGTTGAGCATGCCATCGCTCATATCGAGGAGTCCATCCAGGGCAAGGTCGATGACCGCTTCCTGCGTTGGTACGCCGTTAAGCTGTTCGAGCGCGACGACAAGGTCGAGGCTGAGCTGAACCTCGGCAAAGACCTGCTGGATCACATCGGCCAGCATGTCACCGACTGCGAGAACGAGATGGATGACGATGCCGAGAGCATCATCACCAACCAGCGTTATGCTTACATCAACGGTGTTGTCGACAAGGCCGTCAAGAAGAAGGCCCGCGTCGAGCACCTGACCGTTTCCGATAAGATCGACCAGCTCGTTACCAACCGTATCCTGGCCCTGCCCATCTTCGCAGCCATCATGTGGCTGATGTACGCCATCGCCATGGGTACCTCTGTTGCTGACGGCGGCATCGGTATCGGCACCTTCGCTACCGACTGGACCAACGATGTTCTGTTCGGCGAGATCGTCCCCAACGCTCTGGGCGGCTTCCTGGAGGGCATCGGTGTTGCTGGCTGGCTGTACGGCCTGATCATGGACGGCATCGTCGCCGGTGTCGGCGCGGTCCTGGGCTTCGTTCCCCAGATGCTCGTTCTGTTCTTCCTGCTGTCCATTCTGGAGGACGTCGGCTACATGGCCCGTGTCGCCTTCATCATGGACCGTATCTTCCGCCGCTTCGGTCTGTCCGGCAAGAGCTTCATCCCCATTCTGGTTGGTACCGGCTGCGGCGTTCCCGGTGTTATGGCTTCCCGTACCATCGAGAACGAGCGTGACCGCCGTATGACCATCATGACCACCTGCTTCATCCCCTGCGGTGCTAAAATGCCCATCATCGGCCTGTTCGCGGGTGCCCTGTTCGGCGGCAGCAGCTGGGTCGCCACCTCTGCTTACTTCATTGGCTTTGCAGCCATCATCATCTCCGGCATCATCCTGAAAAAGACCAAGTTGTTCGCCGGTGATCCCGCTCCCTTCGTTATGGAGCTGCCTTCTTACCACGTGCCCGCCTGGGGCAACGTCCTGCGCGCCACCTGGGAGCGCGGCTGGTCCTTCATCAAGCGTGCCGGCACTGTCATTCTGGCTTCTACCATCATCCTGTGGTTCCTCCAGGGCTTCGGCTTCGAAGACGGCGTTTTCTGCATGGTCGAGGATCAGGACAATTCCATCCTGGCTATCGTTGCAAGCGCAATTTCCTGGATCTTCATCCCGCAGGGCTTCGGTGACTGGCGCGCAACCGTCGCTTCCATCTCCGGCCTGATCGCCAAGGAGAACGTCGTTGGTACCTTCGGTGTTCTGTATCACTATGCTGACGAGCTGTCTGAGAACGGCGACGAGATCTGGCCCGAGGTTGCTGCTAACTTCACCGCCATCTCCGCATACAGCTTCATGATCTTCAACCTGCTGTGCGCTCCCTGCTTCGCTGCTATGGGCGCCATCAAGCGTGAAATGAACAACGGCAAGTGGACTGCTATCGCCATCGGCTATATGTGCCTGCTGGCTTACTGCGCTTCCCTGGTTGTGTACCAGATCGGCGGCCTGATCGCTGGTGAGGTCAGCTTCAACATCTTCACGGTTGTTGCAATCGCCATCGTCGTCCTGGCCATCTACCTGCTGTTCCGTCCCAACAAGTACGAGGGTGTCAACGAAGTCAAGTTCGACGAGAAAAAGGCTGTTGCCTCCAAGTAA
- a CDS encoding FeoB-associated Cys-rich membrane protein, whose product MMEFLATNFNLPTIIVSIIVFGGTGWLMVHEHKTGGLGCCDGSCGGGGCGGGCHSCGGSCHGCDGSCCHEK is encoded by the coding sequence ATGATGGAATTTCTGGCAACCAACTTTAACCTGCCTACGATCATTGTTTCGATCATCGTTTTCGGCGGTACGGGCTGGCTCATGGTTCACGAGCATAAGACCGGCGGCCTTGGCTGCTGCGACGGCTCCTGCGGGGGCGGCGGCTGCGGCGGCGGATGCCATAGCTGCGGTGGCAGTTGCCACGGCTGTGACGGCAGCTGCTGCCACGAAAAATAA
- a CDS encoding MarR family transcriptional regulator: MTLTDTNLRYLLAIYHLAKTMPEVTPLAVAQAMGVTKPSVTSILSCLMKHDVIVRKRYGKVYLTDRGVLYARYYDDLLQKILQHFPLEGDFTTEEKEDAALAMAAALPAREVDARCAVLYGE, encoded by the coding sequence TTGACCCTGACCGATACAAACCTGCGGTATCTGCTGGCGATCTACCACCTGGCCAAAACCATGCCGGAGGTCACCCCCCTGGCAGTGGCCCAGGCCATGGGCGTGACCAAGCCTTCCGTTACCAGCATTTTAAGCTGCCTGATGAAACACGATGTCATTGTGCGCAAGCGCTACGGCAAAGTGTACCTGACCGACCGCGGTGTGCTGTATGCCCGCTACTACGACGACCTGCTGCAAAAAATTTTGCAGCACTTCCCGCTGGAGGGGGATTTTACCACCGAAGAAAAGGAAGATGCCGCCCTGGCCATGGCTGCCGCCCTGCCCGCACGGGAAGTGGATGCCCGCTGTGCGGTGTTGTACGGTGAATAA
- a CDS encoding metal-dependent transcriptional regulator, translating to MNIHESAEDYLEKILMLQEQKGSVRSIDIAVAMGYSKPSVSVAMKNLRENGYISMDSDGFIKLEAPGMEIANRIYGRHRKLTAFFIALGVDPDTAAKDACKVEHDLSEETYSKMIAFAEKNHAE from the coding sequence GTGAATATTCACGAGTCGGCAGAAGATTACCTCGAAAAAATTTTGATGCTGCAGGAGCAAAAAGGCTCTGTGCGGTCCATCGACATTGCGGTGGCTATGGGGTACTCCAAACCCAGTGTCAGTGTGGCTATGAAGAATCTGCGCGAGAACGGCTATATCTCGATGGACAGCGACGGCTTCATCAAGCTGGAAGCCCCCGGTATGGAGATCGCCAACCGCATCTACGGCCGCCATCGTAAGCTGACCGCTTTCTTTATCGCCCTGGGCGTCGACCCCGACACCGCCGCCAAGGACGCCTGCAAAGTCGAGCACGACCTGAGCGAAGAGACCTACAGTAAAATGATCGCCTTCGCCGAGAAGAACCACGCGGAATAA